A genomic region of Paramormyrops kingsleyae isolate MSU_618 chromosome 19, PKINGS_0.4, whole genome shotgun sequence contains the following coding sequences:
- the angel2 gene encoding protein angel homolog 2, protein MFTRYLNTVGLNFTPTPGFLGHWRTLRSPTLSGWMCRAPWPNPRNYLSVNIRPPDVCLRVGWRQTPFSSCSRKSFQLSCAHMDRADKEPPLKRMRSADRRSASPTRQSRACSSPPPPMRGAVATSPDCANRPSPECTWTKTRKTVPTEVIKRQWKDFSYHYRHTSSSQAGQDPPFDFSVMSYNILSQDLLQDNAYLYRHCQLPVLDWSHRLPSLLRELQQHSADILCLQEVQEDHYLKQIKPSLDSLGYHSEYKRRTGRKPDGCAVCFKRDRFSLVSCHPVEFYRRGVPLLDRDNVGLVLLLRPSGVAPSSGRGLCVANTHLLYNPRRGDIKLAQLALLLAEISRVSRPLGAADDTPCPVILCGDFNSVPWSPLYTFIRDSRLEYEGIPIGKVSGQEQSPRGQRILTTPIWPPSLGINQRCQYETASCRTAGVGGDMSSLDVRDHEEDVPEILDRGRLPRIEHGLQLTSAYSHYLEDGRRPEITTCHSRTAITVDYIFYSAAQGDVYTQPECSRTSKHGLHLLGRLALLGETDLWMANGLPNEHNSSDHLPLLVRFRLCY, encoded by the exons ATGTTTACCCGGTACTTGAATACTGTGGGACTGAATTTCACCCCCACGCCCGGCTTCCTTGGCCACTGGAGAACGCTGCGCTCCCCCACTCTTTCTGGCTGGATGTGTCGAGCCCCCTGGCCTAACCCCAGAAACTACCTGTCTGTAAACATTAGACCCCCGGACGTTTGCCTGCGTGTTGGCTGGAGGCAGACCCCTTTCAGCAGTTGTTCTCGCAAGTCTTTCCAGCTGTCCTGTGCGCACATGGACCGGGCCGACAAAGAGCCTCCGCTGAAGCGGATGAGGAGCGCAGATAGGCGGAGCGCCAGTCCGACGCGCCAGTCCAGAGCCTGCAGCTCGCCTCCTCCCCCGATGCGTGGCGCTGTTGCCACCAGCCCAGACTGTGCGAATCGACCTTCTCCGGAATGTACCTGGACTAAAACTCGCAAAACTGTCCCGACAGAAG tGATAAAGAGACAGTGGAAAGACTTTTCTTACCACTACAGGCACACATCCTCTTCTCAAGCGGGTCAAGATCCACCCTTTGACTTTTCCGTGATGTCCTACAACATCCTGTCTCAGGACCTCCTGCAGGACAACGCCTACCTGTACCGGCACTGCCAGCTGCCTGTGCTGGACTGGAGCCATCGGCTGCCCAGTCTGCtgagggagctgcagcagcacaGTGCAGAT ATATTGTGTCTCCAAGAAGTGCAAGAGGACCACTACCTAAAACAGATCAAACCCAGTCTAGACTCTTTAG GTTACCACTCTGAATACAAGCGACGCACAGGCCGCAAGCCCGACGGCTGCGCAGTCTGCTTCAAGCGGGACCGCTTCTCCCTGGTGTCCTGCCACCCCGTGGAGTTCTATCGGCGCGGCGTCCCCCTGCTGGATCGCGACAACGTGGgcctggtgctgcttctgaggCCGTCCGGTGTCGCTCCCTCCTCGGGGCGCGGGCTCTGCGTGGCCAACACCCACCTGCTGTACAACCCCCGACGCGGAGATATCAAGCTGGCCCAGCTGGCCCTGCTTCTGGCTGAGATCAGCCGCGTGTCGCGGCCGCTGGGGGCCGCCGATGACACACCGTGCCCCGTCATCCTCTGCGGGGACTTCAACTCCGTGCCCTGGTCCCCCCTCTACACCTTCATTCGGGACAGCAGGCTGGAGTACGAGGGCATCCCCATCGGCAAG GTGTCCGGTCAGGAACAGAGCCCAAGGGGACAGCGGATACTGACCACCCCCATCTGGCCCCCGAGTCTTGGAATCAACCAGCGTTGCCAGTATGAGACCGCGTCCTGCAGGACTGCAG GTGTTGGAGGTGACATGTCCAGCCTGGACGTGAGGGACCACGAGGAAGATGTCCCTGAGATCTTGGATCG GGGGCGCCTGCCCAGGATAGAGCATGGGTTGCAGCTCACCTCTGCCTACTCGCACTACCTGGAGGACGGCAGGCGGCCAGAGATCACCACCTGCCACTCCAGGACTGCTATCACCGTGGACTACATCTTCTACTCTGCAGCTCAGGGAGACGTCTACACGCAACCAG AATGCAGCAGGACCTCCAAACATGGGCTGCACTTACTGGGCAGGTTGGCTCTCTTGGGGGAGACGGACCTGTGGATGGCCAACGGACTCCCCAACGAGCATAATTCCTCGGACCATCTGCCGCTGCTGGTGCGCTTCCGCCTGTGTTACTGA